Proteins co-encoded in one Leptodactylus fuscus isolate aLepFus1 chromosome 4, aLepFus1.hap2, whole genome shotgun sequence genomic window:
- the PTPN2 gene encoding tyrosine-protein phosphatase non-receptor type 2 has translation MENEFKSIDEENRWSPLYGEIRFNSPVLPNKIAKSPENKNRNRYRDVNPYDHSRVKLQNVDNDYINASLVVVEEAQRNYILTQGPLPNTCCHFWLMVWQQKSKAIVMLNRLIEKDAVKCAPYWPAPEAEVLLFKETELCVKLVSEDVKPNYTIRLLQLQNINTSETREIFHFHYTTWPDFGVPESPGSFLDFLFEVRKSGSLGPEYGPSVVHCSAGIGRSGTFSLVDTCLVLIEKRKDPSTVDIKKVLLDMRHYRMGLIQTPGQLRFSYMAVIEGTNLMKSSGVQNSYKGLSREDQSLKTENKQTDDIYNGNSVLPEEEQSEMTSELLTVPQVTAVDTESSLKRRARDVRKANTAHKVQKMKQKMHEAERKRKRPRLHDT, from the exons ATGGAGAACGAGTTCAAGAGCATTGACGAGGAGAACCGCTGGAGCCCGCTCTATGGA GAAATAAGGTTTAATTCACCTGTGCTGCCCAATAAAATAGCGAAGAGTCCAGAAAATAAGAATCGGAACAGATACAGAGATGTTAACCCAT ATGATCATAGTCGTGTCAAGCTGCAGAATGTTGACAATGATTACATCAATGCCAGTCTTGTTGTTGTGGAAGAAGCCCAGAGAAACTATATTCTAACACAG GGCCCTCTTCCTAATACCTGCTGTCATTTCTGGTTAATGGTCTGGCAGCAGAAAAGCAAAGCGATTGTCATGCTGAACCGACTCATTGAAAAGGATGCG GTAAAATGTGCACCATATTGGCCTGCGCCAGAGGCAGAAGTACTTCTTTTTAAGGAAACAGAGCTATGTGTCAAACTTGTGTCCGAAGATGTTAAACCCAATTATACAATTCGATTGTTGCAGCTCCAAAATATCAAT ACCTCAGAGACCAGAGAAATTTTCCATTTCCATTATACCACATGGCCAGATTTTGGAGTTCCGGAATCCCCAGGCTCATTCCTTGACTTCTTATTTGAAGTCCGCAAATCCGGTTCCCTTGGTCCCGAATATGGGCCTTCTGTTGTACACTGCAGTGCAGGCATAGGACGCTCGGGGACCTTTTCCTTGGTGGACACCTGTCTTGTTTtg ATTGAGAAACGAAAAGATCCTTCTACAGTGGATATTAAAAAGGTGTTATTGGACATGAGGCACTACAGAATGGGCTTAATACAGACACCAGGTCAACTAAGGTTCTCCTACATGGCTGTGATTGAGGGAACAAATCTGATGAAAAGCTCAGGTGTACAG AATTCATATAAAGGACTTTCCAGAGAAGACCAGTCTCTGAAAACAGAGAACAAACAGACCGATGACATTTACAATGGAAACAGCGTCTTACCGGAAGAGGAGCAAAGTGAGATGACTTCTGAGTTGTTAACTGTGCCACAAGTGACAGCTGTGGATACAGAAAG CTCACTAAAGAGACGGGCCCGGGATGTTAGGAAAGCAAACACAGCACATAAAGTGCAGAAGATGAAGCAAAAGATGCATGAAGCGGAACGAAAAAgaaaaag